From the Nodularia sp. NIES-3585 genome, one window contains:
- a CDS encoding NAD(P)H-dependent oxidoreductase, whose translation MIIIDRALEARAASGNPVKVGMIGAGFMGRGIANQIINSVPGMELVAIFSRQVDAAKRAYTEAGIENVQVVTNVTELEAAIAQDKYAVTEDASLLCQAEGIDAIIEVTGAVEFGAGIVMQAIAHGKHVIMMNAELDATIGPILNVYAKKAGVILSACDGDQPGVEMNLYRFVKSIGLTPLLCGNIKGLQDPYRNPTTQEGFAQRWGQKAHMVTSFADGTKISFEQAIVANATGMKVAQRGMLGYNFTGHVDEMTKMYDVDQLKELGGIVDYVVGAKPSPGVFVFASHDDPKQRHYLDLYKLGEGPLYSFYTPYHLCHFEVPLSVARAVLFQDAVLSPLAGPLVDVITTAKINLKAGETLDGIGYYMTYGQCENSAIVQEQKLLPIGLAEGCRLKRDIPQDQVLTYDDVELPEGRLCDQLRAEQNTYFASEKVLATVG comes from the coding sequence ATGATTATTATTGATCGTGCCTTAGAAGCCCGCGCTGCATCTGGAAATCCGGTGAAAGTGGGGATGATTGGTGCTGGTTTTATGGGTCGGGGGATTGCTAATCAAATTATCAATTCAGTTCCGGGAATGGAGTTGGTGGCTATTTTTAGCCGTCAGGTTGATGCTGCTAAACGAGCTTATACAGAAGCGGGAATAGAAAATGTTCAAGTTGTGACGAATGTAACTGAATTAGAAGCGGCGATCGCACAGGATAAATATGCAGTTACCGAAGATGCTTCCTTACTCTGCCAAGCTGAGGGTATTGATGCCATCATCGAAGTCACTGGTGCAGTAGAATTTGGGGCTGGGATCGTCATGCAAGCGATCGCCCATGGCAAACACGTAATTATGATGAATGCCGAACTCGACGCTACTATCGGCCCCATTCTCAACGTGTACGCCAAAAAAGCCGGAGTCATTCTCAGCGCCTGTGATGGTGATCAGCCAGGGGTAGAAATGAATCTCTACCGATTTGTGAAAAGTATTGGTCTGACTCCGTTATTGTGCGGTAACATTAAAGGACTTCAAGACCCTTACCGCAATCCTACGACTCAAGAAGGATTTGCTCAACGTTGGGGTCAAAAAGCCCACATGGTGACCAGTTTTGCTGATGGAACCAAAATTTCTTTCGAGCAAGCGATCGTTGCTAACGCCACAGGAATGAAAGTCGCCCAGCGGGGAATGCTCGGCTACAATTTCACTGGTCATGTTGATGAAATGACCAAAATGTACGACGTTGACCAACTTAAAGAACTCGGTGGCATAGTTGATTATGTCGTTGGCGCAAAACCTAGCCCTGGTGTGTTCGTATTTGCCAGTCACGACGACCCCAAACAACGCCACTATCTAGATTTGTACAAGTTAGGTGAAGGCCCTTTATATAGCTTCTACACTCCTTATCACCTCTGTCATTTTGAAGTCCCATTATCTGTAGCCCGTGCAGTCCTGTTTCAAGATGCTGTCTTATCGCCACTAGCAGGCCCTCTGGTTGATGTAATTACCACAGCCAAAATTAATCTCAAAGCAGGTGAAACCCTAGATGGTATTGGCTACTATATGACCTACGGCCAATGTGAAAATTCTGCCATTGTTCAAGAACAGAAACTACTACCAATCGGTTTAGCCGAAGGATGTCGCCTCAAGCGAGATATTCCCCAGGATCAAGTCCTAACTTACGATGATGTCGAGTTACCTGAAGGCAGACTTTGTGACCAACTACGCGCTGAACAAAACACTTATTTTGCATCAGAAAAAGTTTTAGCAACGGTTGGATAA
- a CDS encoding glycosyltransferase, translating into MKIALVHDYLTQRGGAERVFELLCKRYPQADVFTSLYNPQKTIDMGERIVKTTFLQKIPGAAKYFRLMAPLYFPAFRALDLQDYDLIISSSTSFAKAVRKRPDAKHICFCHNVTRFLWDTETYLREYGDYRYFAPLIEQVFQLMRNVDLKYAQEPDLYIANSSVVAHRIQKIYNKQAIAINYPIDTNNFLFSDRKDEYYLASARMISYKRLDIIIEAFNWLGWQLLISGDGPEQERLKAKALDNITFLGHVSDAQRKELFSKAKSVIVAALEDYGLVPVEANASGTPVIAYGAGGVLDTQIHGKTGVLFKRQTPESIQSALLESGGIIWDYETIRNHAVNNFSEPVFFSKVEQLIEQTCSLN; encoded by the coding sequence ATGAAAATTGCTCTAGTTCATGATTACTTAACCCAACGCGGTGGAGCAGAGCGCGTATTTGAATTACTTTGTAAGCGTTACCCCCAAGCGGATGTTTTTACTTCATTATACAATCCGCAAAAAACTATTGATATGGGTGAGCGGATAGTTAAAACTACTTTTTTACAAAAAATTCCCGGCGCAGCTAAGTATTTTAGATTGATGGCTCCTTTGTATTTCCCTGCCTTTCGAGCATTAGATTTACAAGATTACGATTTGATTATTAGTAGTAGTACTAGCTTTGCCAAAGCAGTACGCAAACGTCCAGATGCAAAACATATTTGTTTCTGCCATAATGTAACTCGTTTCTTGTGGGATACTGAAACTTATTTAAGAGAGTATGGGGATTATCGATATTTTGCGCCGTTAATTGAACAAGTATTTCAATTAATGAGAAATGTAGATTTGAAATATGCTCAGGAGCCTGACCTTTATATTGCTAACTCCAGTGTAGTCGCCCATCGTATTCAAAAAATTTACAACAAACAAGCAATTGCCATTAACTATCCAATTGATACAAATAATTTCCTGTTTTCAGATAGAAAAGATGAATACTATCTAGCCTCGGCGCGGATGATCAGCTATAAGCGACTAGATATAATCATTGAGGCTTTTAATTGGCTAGGTTGGCAATTATTAATCTCAGGTGATGGGCCAGAACAAGAACGTCTCAAAGCCAAAGCCTTAGATAATATTACGTTTTTAGGACACGTCAGTGATGCTCAACGCAAAGAATTATTTTCTAAAGCCAAGTCTGTAATAGTTGCTGCGCTAGAAGATTATGGATTAGTTCCCGTGGAAGCAAATGCCAGTGGCACACCAGTTATTGCCTATGGAGCCGGGGGAGTATTAGATACACAAATACACGGGAAAACCGGGGTACTTTTTAAGAGACAAACACCTGAATCCATACAATCTGCATTGCTAGAGTCCGGAGGAATCATTTGGGATTACGAAACTATTCGTAATCATGCAGTGAACAATTTTTCAGAACCAGTGTTTTTTAGTAAAGTTGAGCAACTTATTGAACAAACTTGTAGTCTCAATTAG
- a CDS encoding polysaccharide biosynthesis tyrosine autokinase: MNQASLSPSINQVNNSNTEPSYGQLFKIFIRRLPWFLAVFITSIAMATVVTSRTKPTYRSSMQLLVEPNYQGRQEGAGADSQFIEPNIQIDTATQLNLMQSSGLIQQAVDKLKSDYPDITVNEIKESLVLNQLRSQEDNLATKIFQVDYTAQDPKKTQQVLATIQQVYVEYNKQQQDSRLQKGLQVIREQLSKASEEVNASETNLQRFRRNQNLIDPESQAKALEDSLNTIEQERRTTRSEYQEAVARQKSLQEQLKRSPQNALVASRLSQSTRYQGLLNEIQKTELALAQERLRFTDETPNVQQIQEQLESQKRLLRQEVGRTLGVQSNGVVSFQTPLLEQGQFGEIDLNLASQLVETQTTIVALTARDQTLAEKESQLRFEIKRFPPLLAYYNRIMPQLQFSRERLEELLRAEQKLRQELAKGGFNWEVVEEPQLGMHLGPNLQQNLLLGGVVGLMLGGIAAFVREASDDAVHTTAELEKQVSLPLLGTTPKLPTTKNRESIIKLPFGKPEVLAPWTIQVLQSPPRWESLDLIFKNIELLNSVSNLKSLMITSALRDESKSALALGLAMSAARLHKRVLLIDANLREPSLHQQLNLPNEQGLSTLLASDVTIPNQIGVQTLGSAYIDILTAGPIPVDPAHLLSSPRMIQLMTAFEDNYDLVLIDAPPVLGLVDAMLTASSCRSVVLAASMSKVTRSQLAQATAMLSKLNLIGVVANGVSNSGSAYVQYPQASESSQLALQQVVEK, encoded by the coding sequence ATGAATCAAGCTAGTCTTAGTCCCAGTATAAATCAGGTTAATAACTCCAATACAGAACCAAGTTACGGACAGTTGTTTAAAATATTTATTCGCAGATTGCCTTGGTTTTTAGCAGTATTCATTACTTCAATTGCCATGGCAACTGTGGTAACTTCTAGGACAAAACCTACCTACAGAAGTTCAATGCAACTGCTTGTAGAACCTAATTATCAAGGTAGGCAAGAAGGCGCTGGGGCAGACAGTCAATTCATTGAGCCGAATATTCAGATAGATACAGCAACCCAGCTGAATCTGATGCAAAGTTCAGGACTCATCCAACAGGCAGTTGACAAACTTAAATCTGATTATCCTGATATCACTGTCAACGAAATTAAAGAATCTTTAGTTTTGAATCAACTCAGATCCCAAGAAGATAATCTGGCGACAAAAATTTTCCAAGTAGACTATACTGCCCAAGATCCAAAAAAAACACAACAGGTTCTAGCGACAATTCAGCAAGTTTATGTGGAATATAACAAACAGCAACAGGATTCGCGGTTACAAAAAGGTTTACAAGTTATCAGAGAACAGTTAAGTAAGGCCAGTGAGGAAGTGAATGCCTCAGAAACTAACCTCCAACGATTTCGCAGAAACCAAAATTTAATCGATCCTGAGTCACAAGCTAAAGCTCTTGAAGACTCTTTAAACACTATTGAACAAGAACGTCGGACTACCCGTTCTGAGTATCAAGAGGCTGTAGCACGCCAAAAATCTTTGCAAGAACAACTTAAGCGCTCTCCACAAAACGCTCTGGTTGCTTCTCGTCTGAGTCAGTCTACTCGCTACCAAGGCTTACTCAACGAAATTCAAAAAACTGAACTAGCACTAGCTCAAGAACGTTTGCGCTTTACGGATGAAACTCCTAATGTGCAACAAATCCAAGAACAACTCGAAAGCCAGAAGAGATTATTGCGACAAGAAGTTGGCAGAACTTTAGGCGTACAGTCTAATGGTGTAGTTTCTTTCCAAACACCGCTTTTGGAACAAGGACAATTTGGTGAAATTGACCTCAACTTGGCTAGTCAGCTAGTAGAGACGCAAACGACTATAGTTGCTTTAACCGCCCGTGATCAAACTTTGGCGGAGAAAGAAAGTCAATTGCGTTTTGAAATCAAACGCTTTCCGCCTCTGTTGGCTTATTACAATCGCATTATGCCACAGCTACAATTTAGCCGTGAACGGTTAGAGGAGCTATTGCGAGCGGAACAGAAATTGCGCCAAGAACTTGCCAAGGGTGGGTTTAATTGGGAAGTTGTAGAAGAACCACAATTAGGAATGCACTTAGGCCCCAATCTCCAGCAGAATCTCTTGTTGGGTGGGGTCGTTGGGTTGATGTTGGGAGGTATTGCGGCTTTTGTTCGAGAAGCATCTGATGATGCTGTGCATACAACGGCGGAATTGGAAAAGCAGGTTTCCTTGCCGTTGTTGGGAACTACTCCCAAACTGCCAACTACTAAAAACCGAGAATCAATCATCAAGTTGCCTTTTGGTAAACCAGAAGTTCTGGCTCCTTGGACAATTCAGGTGTTACAATCACCACCGCGTTGGGAATCGCTGGATTTAATTTTCAAAAATATTGAACTTTTAAATTCTGTATCGAATTTGAAGTCTCTGATGATTACCTCGGCTTTGCGAGATGAGAGTAAGTCAGCTTTGGCATTGGGTTTGGCTATGAGTGCGGCTCGTTTACATAAACGGGTACTATTGATTGATGCGAATTTACGAGAGCCTAGTCTCCACCAACAGCTCAATCTTCCCAATGAACAAGGGTTATCTACTCTTTTGGCCAGTGATGTCACTATCCCTAACCAAATTGGTGTTCAAACTTTAGGTTCAGCCTATATTGATATTTTGACGGCTGGGCCGATACCTGTTGACCCAGCACATCTTTTGAGTTCACCACGGATGATTCAATTGATGACAGCATTTGAGGATAATTATGATTTGGTACTCATAGATGCGCCGCCAGTTCTTGGTTTGGTGGATGCCATGCTTACAGCTTCATCTTGTCGGAGTGTGGTGCTGGCGGCAAGTATGAGTAAGGTAACTCGTAGCCAATTAGCCCAAGCTACAGCGATGTTGAGCAAATTAAATCTGATTGGGGTTGTGGCTAATGGTGTCTCAAATTCTGGCAGTGCTTATGTACAGTATCCCCAGGCATCTGAATCGTCTCAATTGGCGCTACAACAAGTGGTAGAAAAATAG
- the hepC gene encoding heterocyst development glycosyltransferase HepC — protein sequence MTISLIPALQNSSVETQHHESNQFSYCQLQWRRGQLLVKSPGLTKQLHLPALHDEQFLVNCLKKSLVNVVTIDPNLDEDYLKLWVEACEQAGKPIFLRLPASGKQAKQGNWWQKVIDWIAALFLLILMLPVMLALFVMLQLDSPGSVFTSEWHVGERGKVFRAIKFCTTANHNITPLGRLMHKYDLDHLPQLWNVLRGEMTLMGSHSCTLENAVRLTLAGQQQMKQLSKMTDSWEESNLLHLDSQTL from the coding sequence ATGACAATTTCATTAATTCCTGCTCTTCAAAACTCTTCTGTAGAAACCCAGCACCACGAAAGTAATCAATTTTCATACTGTCAACTCCAATGGCGGCGGGGACAATTATTGGTCAAATCTCCCGGACTAACTAAACAGCTTCATCTACCTGCTTTGCATGACGAGCAATTCTTAGTAAATTGCTTGAAAAAAAGCTTAGTGAATGTGGTGACTATAGATCCAAACCTTGATGAAGATTATCTCAAACTTTGGGTTGAAGCCTGTGAACAAGCTGGTAAGCCAATATTTCTCCGCCTACCCGCTAGCGGTAAACAAGCTAAACAAGGTAACTGGTGGCAAAAAGTAATTGATTGGATTGCGGCTTTATTTTTACTAATACTCATGCTTCCAGTTATGCTGGCATTATTTGTGATGTTACAGCTTGACTCACCAGGATCAGTTTTTACCAGTGAGTGGCACGTGGGAGAACGAGGTAAGGTCTTTCGGGCGATCAAGTTCTGTACAACGGCAAACCATAATATTACGCCTTTAGGTCGTTTGATGCATAAATACGATTTAGACCATCTACCCCAGTTGTGGAATGTGCTACGTGGTGAAATGACTTTGATGGGGTCTCATAGTTGCACTTTAGAAAATGCGGTGCGGCTAACTTTGGCAGGACAACAGCAGATGAAGCAACTATCAAAGATGACGGATTCATGGGAAGAATCAAATCTGTTGCATTTGGATAGCCAAACACTGTGA
- the hepA gene encoding heterocyst formation ABC transporter subunit HepA, translating to MYMQVSQMLGDRFKKSKFWQSNYLIVREFKYFRKVALFALVFSFLAATFEGLSIGFLLSFLQNLTTPDAEPIQTGIAWFDTWILAAQASAINRLYRISLLILFSTWIRACFNYLSHVYIEISQLFLADRLRKQIFEQLQGLPLSYFAKTRSGELINTITTEIERIKQWFSGAAFLTTRGITAFVYFISMCLLSWQLTIISFLLFTLVGVGLSTLNARARETSFSTSIANGNFTSIAIEFINAIRTVQAFSTQEFERRRFYKASDEVVTTSTKVVLTWALVRPLAEAIASTILIGMIIFAFTVFVVNGTLQVASLLTFFFVLFRVVPIVQDINGTRAHISTLAGAADNIKDLIRTDDKTYLQNGYVKFNGLQHSIDIVSADFGYDAKTSVLNNITLSIEKGKTTALVGGTGAGKSTLIDLIPRFYDPTEGDVLIDGMNIRQFDISSLRQKIAVVSQDTFIFNTSVGNNISYGTEGATEAEIRKVAQLANALEFIDEMPEGLNTQLGDRGVRLSGGQRQRIAIARALLRDPEILILDEATSALDSMTERLIQESIEKLSVGRTVIAIAHRLSTIAQADKVVVLEQGRIVEQGNYQELLETKGKLWEYHKTQYEMGQAG from the coding sequence ATGTATATGCAAGTTTCTCAAATGCTAGGCGATCGCTTCAAGAAAAGTAAATTCTGGCAAAGCAATTATTTAATAGTTCGAGAATTTAAATATTTCCGCAAAGTGGCGCTTTTCGCTTTAGTTTTTTCATTTCTAGCGGCAACATTTGAAGGGCTTAGTATTGGTTTTTTACTTTCATTTCTACAAAATTTGACTACCCCTGATGCGGAACCAATTCAAACTGGAATTGCCTGGTTTGATACCTGGATTTTAGCGGCTCAGGCATCGGCAATTAATAGACTATATCGTATCTCTTTACTAATTTTATTCAGTACATGGATACGTGCTTGTTTCAATTATCTATCACACGTCTACATAGAAATATCTCAATTATTTCTAGCTGACCGCTTGCGAAAACAAATTTTTGAGCAGTTGCAAGGATTACCGTTAAGTTACTTTGCTAAAACTCGGTCTGGTGAACTGATTAATACTATTACTACTGAAATTGAGAGAATAAAACAGTGGTTTAGTGGAGCAGCATTTTTGACAACCAGAGGCATTACGGCTTTTGTCTACTTTATCTCAATGTGTTTATTATCGTGGCAACTGACGATCATTTCTTTCCTATTATTCACTTTGGTAGGAGTAGGATTATCAACACTCAATGCCCGCGCTAGAGAAACGAGTTTTAGTACTTCTATCGCGAATGGAAACTTTACTTCCATAGCAATTGAATTTATTAATGCCATTCGCACAGTTCAGGCATTCTCTACTCAAGAATTTGAGCGCCGACGTTTTTATAAAGCTAGTGATGAAGTAGTTACTACTTCTACTAAAGTTGTATTAACTTGGGCGCTGGTCAGACCATTAGCTGAAGCTATAGCTAGTACGATTCTCATTGGCATGATTATTTTTGCCTTTACTGTTTTTGTTGTTAATGGAACTCTACAAGTTGCTTCTTTGCTGACATTTTTCTTTGTACTTTTCCGGGTTGTGCCAATTGTGCAAGATATTAATGGCACGAGAGCGCATATCAGCACACTGGCAGGAGCAGCAGATAATATTAAAGATTTGATTAGAACTGATGATAAAACCTATTTGCAAAATGGTTATGTCAAATTTAATGGGCTACAGCATTCAATTGATATAGTCTCTGCGGATTTTGGCTACGATGCCAAGACTTCAGTTTTAAATAATATTACTCTCAGCATTGAAAAGGGTAAAACTACAGCCTTAGTCGGCGGAACTGGTGCTGGTAAAAGTACATTGATTGATTTAATTCCGCGGTTTTATGATCCTACAGAAGGAGATGTCCTGATTGATGGCATGAATATCCGCCAATTTGACATTAGCTCCTTAAGGCAGAAAATTGCTGTTGTCAGTCAAGATACGTTTATTTTCAATACTTCTGTGGGCAATAATATTTCTTACGGTACAGAAGGGGCAACTGAAGCTGAAATTCGCAAAGTTGCTCAACTAGCAAATGCACTGGAATTTATTGACGAAATGCCTGAAGGCTTGAATACGCAACTGGGAGACCGGGGGGTGCGATTATCTGGAGGACAACGCCAGCGAATTGCGATCGCTCGTGCTTTGCTACGTGACCCAGAAATTCTGATTTTGGACGAAGCCACTAGCGCCCTAGATTCCATGACTGAGCGCTTGATTCAGGAATCTATTGAAAAGCTATCTGTAGGTAGAACAGTGATTGCGATCGCTCACCGTCTTTCCACTATTGCCCAAGCCGATAAAGTGGTGGTATTAGAACAAGGACGCATAGTCGAACAAGGTAATTATCAAGAATTACTAGAAACTAAAGGCAAGCTGTGGGAATATCACAAAACTCAATATGAAATGGGTCAAGCTGGATAG